Below is a genomic region from Biomphalaria glabrata chromosome 3, xgBioGlab47.1, whole genome shotgun sequence.
CACCAAATAGAAATTATTCTATCTTTGATTCTTCCCTTGACATTGTCTATTCTCAATTTCTTCCGTCTGACATGTAAGTATTATATTGTATCTATCCTAGccctttgctttttaaaataaaatgtatgtttaCATATTAACAGTTTATAAAATCTCTTTTAAAAATCTTAGAAAATGGACGCAGTGCAACAGACGAATTCCAATTATCAATTGGTGATGGAAAGAAAACAACTGtgtttggtaattttttttcaaatttcttttaattgttatctttatttgaataaaatttATTAGATGTTTGTCTCTTTCTAGAAAtaagtaaagatttttttaatataaagtaCTTAGACTTATTTAGACTTGGGTCCTCCCGCGACATTGAGCGCTAGGCGATCTTCACAGAGCTCGACCTAAGGCAAATTCCACAGCCTTTTTCTAGTTGGGCCCTGTTGGGCCCTACCAATTTTAGAATTTTCAAGAACGTGTGACGCCATGTTAGACGATGAAGGTCCTGTTTTCTATTTTTGGCCTCCACATCATGGCTGTCTTTCGTTTTGTCTAAGTATATGTCCCGCTAGTCTCAAATCTACGTTTAGACACCATTTCACTCAGGGGATGAGTACCTGTGCAGGAAAGGACTACCGTGTTGATCTGGGTATGTTATTCCTAGAATCCTTCTCAGCCATCGCTGATGAGCCAGTTTAGTCACGTGTCAGCCTTTATTGAACGCTTCCATGTCTACAAGCGTATATGTAGTTTGATGATGACCCCTTTTGTCATTCGGAGTGCTGAGGGCTTTGCTATACGGTtatgtgcctcctcatgtgactggtgagacctatgtgagcccggaatgtttagctgcacactgggcaggttatttcagctggagctagtgtcatttgcattgctttttttttctctggcgcttttcttctgcctcAGCAATTTgtgtgccagttttcacagcgcgacgccatgatgctttgtcatgtgcttctgctgggtctatgctaagcGCTTTCAGAGAAACTTTGAAGGTGtccctaaagcgttttctttgtccaccttgtgagcgATTTCCTttccttaattggccatacaagagtcgtttagggatgcgggggtcttccattctgcagcttagactgcatcaggattgtgtagGTGGCCGTTACAAGGACGATATTGTATAGAGGAGGAGGAACTTGGTCTCGAGGCCTATTAATTTGTTTGGTCAGATAGGCCGTTGTTTTTGGAAGACTACTACTGCTTTCCCTATTCGACATCTTAATATGCATCTCCATTTCTTGTGTGAACGCTGCCTAAAGTAGATAAACTACTCTATTCAACCTCTGTGTGACCAATGTTGACGAGTATATTTGTTGACCTGTAAGTAACCAATACGTATAACTTTGGtcttaataatatttatatgtagGCCGATTTTGAGTGCGTCTCCATCGAGGCCTCTTATATAATTTCTTAAATACATTATTTGTATTCTCGAGTAGTGCTTTATATAATCTCTTCTGCGAAGTCTAGGCCGGGCAGTAAATTTGATTCATGCCATGGGATGCCAAATGCAttcgtgtctttttttttaaaaacttagtcGAGGACTATCATAAAAAGATATAGGGATAAGATACACTTTTTTTATCATAACCGTCTTGATGTTGAAGTACTCCATCGTCTATTCTAACACAACAGCCTTATTTGTTGCATAGATGTCGCAGAATCTGGACAACTTGTTGCAGGATGCCATAGTCTTTTTCTGTACATCTGAGTGATTACAAATTTTATCAATCTACTTACGCAAGTTAATCAGTGACTTCAACTCTGTCAAGTCGTTGGCATTCCTGGCTTATTCTGCCAACCAATTCTTTATATTaacatattattttgatttaGGGAAAATACTGATCAAAattaatgttttcataaaaatactcaTAACTTTAGCACATTTAGCACATAGAAATTATGGTATGAGATTGGAAAAGATTTGGGTGCTACACTGCTACCTGACTTAGGTGAGATCGTTTCAATTTGACAATTTAATGATATATTTATACTCTTGATATAACTAACACATTTATTTCAGGTAAACATGATCTAGAGATTCTTTCAAAGAGCAATGCTGATGTACAAGAAGAAGCTGCTGGTTGTCTCAAGCACCCTGAACATACTGAATCAATTCCAAATGAAACATTTAGTATCAATGACCTACCAGCTGGATACCGAAACGAGCTCgtgtataaatgtattaaaattttGGCCGATCTAACAGTCAGAATAGCTGTTAGTACGACAAGCTTAGACAGGCCTGAATTTATACCAGGAACCACCTGCCCATATTATTTTCGTGATACAAGAGGTGAGAGTGTAACTAGAACTGGGACTGGGTTTGTTGTCAATACGGTAAGGCTGGACTGTACAAACAAAAGTCTAAATGCATGCTCGTGTACTAAATGTCTCCAGTCAGAAACTCCCAGCAAACGTTTCTGGAGAGTACGTGTTATAACACCTCCTGCTTTAGTGTATGACTTAACTGAAGCAAGACACACGACAGTAAGGCTGTTCTACGATACAAATGATAGCCCGGGCTTTATTCTCGACAACTGTGTGTACTTTGAAGTTAAAGCCGAAACAAATTTATTGGAATTTGATACATGTGACATTGATAATTGCCCTAATCTCGGTTGGAAATGTAAGGAGTTTATTAAGTACCGTGAACAAATGTCAAACTATCTTGTCAACAAAAACCATGACACAATTTTTATTGTTTCGCATCCTCATGGAAATGTTAAAAGAGTCTCGATTGGGAAACTTCAATTCTCGAGTAGCATTGACGAATGCTTCAGTAAAATCATCTACACAGGAGAAACGTGTCCAGGCAGTACAGGAGCACCTGTGTATCAGAttggaaaagaaaatctaagaATCCACCAAGGAACCTCGCTAAATGGCTTGAACTACAGCACCTCGTTCAGACACTATAGAGGTAATGGAAGATCCCAAAGTGCATCCGATTGTCTTTTATCTTGACGAAAACGTTTGCTATATCTAATAATGAACAGGGCTAATTCAAGATATTTACTACTGAAGTTTACAATAGGTTGGGTGACGTAAGACGCGAAAGTTTTTGCGTACTAAGCTGATCCACCATCTTGTAGGTATTATTTACTTTAGTAACTACTCAAgctgttttttttccaaacttttGACATAACTGTACCactattataatttttgtaacgcTAAGCACACCTCACTCCCTTTCCAATGTACTTGCATGACACGAATGAAATTGTTTGTGCTGATATGTCAGATTATATCATTTGGTTTCCTGCttgttaattttaatctgaGATGCTGCTCCACGTCTAATTGtctgttccttttttttgttcaactttACGTCTACAAGTGTTGAAAAACCAGCTGAAGTTGTAAAAGACAAGATGTATTTCAGAACTTTAACTCTGTTAAAGTCAGGTACACACGTTGTATTTGTAGCAGGAATAATGTTGAAGTGCACTCCTTAACaaacattgtttaatttttaagacaccatctaaagcagcggttctcaaccttttaagctcagcgacccctttttacaatcccccactctgctgcgaccccccccccatacacaaatacagaattgtagggtagacaataacaatccatattttcgatggtcttaggcgacccctggcaaatggtcaatcgacccccaaaggggtcgcgacccacaggttgagaacccctgatctaaagCCAATGTTAACAATGATTCTTTTTCCGTATGTTACAAACTGTCTGTCACGGATGCTGTGTTAGAGTTAGATGTTATCCATTCAATAGTTTCTGTATAAATGAGGGAGATAATTAGAGAACTTTCAAAATACTTTGTTATGCATTTTAGAGTATCAGTTTTACTTGTTGAAATTATCATCAGCTCATGATGAAAGGGAGACAAGTAATTTCTCCATTACCAACTGTCTTTCGtcctacatttagttttagCAATGGCAGCGTTCACACTTTATCTTGAAGGTGAACCAATGAATCGTTCTTCGCCTTGTCAAGATAAGCTGAGATAATTTAAGACAAAGAATATATCTGCGATGTATTCTAGTTTACAGAGCCATTTCTAGTCATGCAAACCATTTCGAAACCAAAatcttttattaactctttctctccgtaattatttttttcacgtTACAATGCCAATCACAATTTGGCAccttactatttcactcccctgttatatttaagcttcaatagctttgtttgtgatcagaaaatgttgtatttggtatagaagtaaagagaaatgcatgctcttttttttacaacacaaagttcaagtttataaaataaaacattagtttattttaatgaggtcaaaaaccaacgatggtatcgtcgatcaggagagaaagagttaagaaaacaTAATAGGTTTTGTGTTAAAGTGCAgctatgtatatatacattaatCACTCAGATAAACAACGAACAATCTAGGTATTACTACTTTCATTGTTCTCATACatttgcaaaaaaacaaaaggcgtGTATTCATTG
It encodes:
- the LOC106061506 gene encoding uncharacterized protein LOC106061506; translated protein: MEIEKLTKDLKTTNEDLKYQKSENVKLLDQLAEALKNVDSLKEELKNGRSATDEFQLSIGDGKKTTVFGKHDLEILSKSNADVQEEAAGCLKHPEHTESIPNETFSINDLPAGYRNELVYKCIKILADLTVRIAVSTTSLDRPEFIPGTTCPYYFRDTRGESVTRTGTGFVVNTVRLDCTNKSLNACSCTKCLQSETPSKRFWRVRVITPPALVYDLTEARHTTVRLFYDTNDSPGFILDNCVYFEVKAETNLLEFDTCDIDNCPNLGWKCKEFIKYREQMSNYLVNKNHDTIFIVSHPHGNVKRVSIGKLQFSSSIDECFSKIIYTGETCPGSTGAPVYQIGKENLRIHQGTSLNGLNYSTSFRHYRGNGRSQSASDCLLS